Proteins encoded together in one Planctomycetia bacterium window:
- a CDS encoding response regulator: MSEIHLLVVDDDRGNCALVSSMLEKEGYQVDVANDGVHALEMVESRPYTLALLDYQMPGMDGVELYRRIRELRPDTLGVFLTAHTTLDTVYPAISAGAERVLAKPVNREELIPLIERMAGRPGIANS; this comes from the coding sequence ATGTCCGAGATCCACCTGTTAGTAGTTGACGACGATCGGGGCAACTGTGCGCTGGTGAGTTCGATGCTGGAAAAAGAAGGGTATCAAGTCGACGTCGCGAACGACGGTGTGCATGCCCTCGAAATGGTGGAGAGCCGGCCGTATACGTTGGCGCTACTCGACTATCAGATGCCCGGCATGGACGGCGTGGAACTCTATCGCCGCATCCGCGAACTCCGGCCCGACACGCTCGGAGTTTTTCTCACGGCGCATACGACGCTCGACACCGTTTATCCCGCGATCTCGGCCGGAGCCGAACGAGTGCTCGCGAAGCCGGTCAATCGCGAAGAGTTGATCCCGCTGATCGAACGGATGGCCGGCCGGCCGGGCATTGCGAACTCTTGA
- a CDS encoding ABC transporter ATP-binding protein/permease — protein sequence MASDPHAKSESIVEEFRTIAYRVRQMWKLIPQRQKLTLGAAGGIIFLGGAANTAIPLLLGALVDTVEAMPIAARNAAGETPLPDGFLRSAGMYMALIGAAYLLREALQVARRYIVEDTTTRLEKHLFIRVITQLLTADLSSISQEKIGVLHGRMLRSVAGGVRFLRLGFLDFLPALLSGGLALTAVVAKEPWLGLAMTAVVPLSLYITLRQIRSQEGVRLDLMRSREQMDGTVVEQLNGIEYIRAADTHLREVERVAKAAENLRRKELRHHFEMSLYGSSKALGEALVHICVLGAAVYLAAKGEISVGSVFTFSMLFLNVMAPLNEVHRVVDEGHESSLMVADLLQMLNQESDRSYRTAPRAADPAYAGDLIIGRELDVDYATPAYVRRGALSGVSLSIARGEIIGIAGRSGCGKSTLLKTLMRLVHPGGGEALLEGIPLDETSRASIARLTGYVSQAPFIFSGTITENIAYERQDATPEQIRRAAEMACLHDEIMAMPGGYEARVAERGKNLSGGQQQRLALARVFLKDPALLILDEATSALDNISERKIQQALNNGRRDRTILLVAHRLSTLLYADRILVFDGGKIVETGTYDELVALGGVFTELVRSATGFDHPTDDAALSNAVSSNAAPNDTAPKDIPLTM from the coding sequence ATGGCGAGCGATCCTCACGCGAAGTCGGAATCGATCGTCGAGGAGTTCCGCACGATCGCTTATCGCGTTCGGCAAATGTGGAAGCTCATTCCGCAGCGCCAAAAGCTGACCCTCGGCGCGGCCGGCGGAATCATCTTCCTCGGCGGGGCCGCCAACACGGCGATTCCGCTCCTGCTGGGCGCGCTCGTCGACACGGTCGAAGCGATGCCGATCGCCGCGCGCAACGCCGCCGGAGAGACGCCGCTGCCGGATGGGTTTCTCCGCTCGGCCGGCATGTACATGGCGCTAATCGGCGCGGCGTATCTGCTGCGCGAGGCGCTGCAAGTGGCCCGGCGTTATATCGTCGAAGATACGACCACTCGGCTTGAGAAGCATCTTTTCATTCGCGTCATCACGCAACTGCTGACGGCCGATCTCTCGAGTATTTCGCAAGAGAAAATCGGCGTGCTGCATGGTCGGATGTTGCGCAGCGTGGCCGGCGGCGTGCGGTTCTTGCGACTCGGCTTTCTCGACTTTCTACCGGCGTTGCTCTCCGGCGGCTTAGCGCTCACCGCGGTGGTCGCGAAGGAGCCGTGGCTCGGCCTGGCGATGACGGCCGTCGTGCCGCTGTCGCTCTATATCACGCTGCGGCAGATTCGCTCGCAGGAAGGAGTGCGGCTCGATCTGATGCGGAGCCGGGAGCAGATGGACGGCACGGTCGTCGAGCAGCTCAACGGCATCGAATACATCCGCGCCGCCGACACGCATCTGCGCGAAGTCGAGCGGGTAGCGAAAGCGGCTGAGAACCTGCGCCGCAAAGAGCTGCGGCATCATTTCGAAATGTCGCTCTACGGCTCGAGCAAGGCGCTCGGCGAAGCGCTCGTCCATATCTGCGTGTTGGGAGCGGCCGTTTATCTCGCCGCGAAGGGCGAGATCAGCGTCGGCTCCGTGTTTACGTTCTCGATGCTGTTTCTCAACGTCATGGCGCCGCTCAACGAAGTGCATCGCGTCGTCGACGAAGGACACGAAAGCAGCCTGATGGTCGCCGACTTATTGCAGATGTTGAACCAAGAATCCGACCGCTCCTACCGCACCGCGCCGCGTGCGGCCGATCCCGCTTACGCCGGCGACTTGATCATCGGCCGCGAGCTCGATGTCGATTACGCGACGCCGGCCTATGTCCGTCGCGGAGCGTTGTCGGGAGTCTCCTTGTCGATCGCGCGCGGTGAGATCATCGGCATTGCCGGTCGCTCGGGCTGCGGCAAATCGACGTTGCTCAAGACCCTCATGCGGCTCGTGCATCCCGGCGGCGGCGAGGCCTTGCTCGAAGGAATTCCGCTCGACGAAACCTCGCGCGCGAGCATCGCCCGATTGACGGGCTACGTGAGTCAGGCGCCGTTCATCTTCTCCGGCACCATCACCGAGAACATCGCCTACGAGCGCCAGGACGCGACGCCGGAGCAGATTCGCCGCGCCGCGGAAATGGCCTGCCTGCACGACGAAATCATGGCGATGCCCGGCGGCTACGAAGCTCGGGTCGCCGAGCGCGGCAAGAACCTTTCCGGCGGCCAACAGCAGCGGCTGGCGCTGGCGCGGGTGTTTCTCAAAGATCCCGCGTTGCTGATCCTCGACGAAGCGACCTCGGCTCTCGACAACATCAGCGAACGCAAAATCCAACAAGCGCTCAACAACGGCCGCCGCGATCGCACGATCTTGCTCGTCGCGCATCGCCTGTCGACGCTCCTCTACGCCGATCGAATTCTCGTATTCGACGGCGGCAAGATCGTCGAGACCGGAACGTACGACGAGTTGGTCGCCCTAGGAGGCGTCTTTACGGAACTAGTACGAAGCGCCACAGGCTTCGACCACCCTACGGACGACGCGGCGTTGAGCAATGCGGTATCAAGCAATGCCGCGCCGAACGACACGGCGCCGAAAGACATTCCGCTCACGATGTGA